One genomic window of Pelmatolapia mariae isolate MD_Pm_ZW linkage group LG5, Pm_UMD_F_2, whole genome shotgun sequence includes the following:
- the arhgap9 gene encoding rho GTPase-activating protein 15 isoform X2 codes for MLSGSWRRSFGHQQPAAGSVVDTRGMTVCGVPSGTVVLEAQYDYSYRGADGRQVCIREGERFILLKKTNADWWQVRRIGAASKAKPLYVPATYVTEVPIAPMPSPQRLTATASLNTNFRILQRVSLSPSATGATNNEQRQVNKLLYHSMENLNSNSAFQGLKNNTSVDRGHFPTLPLSGFTFASNSPTSSSGHLMVPGSQATSTAETAPTNSRVVPTITRSQSSNNLTENLMENPYDEVGGGFSSRTNHRIPKKSCSQWDVAGASGKNNHLQLSWQDSPLYTEKQTEKRQSQPEPSSPAPGEQPLQILGLWEQYSDATTGRWYYVNSITKERSWKPPRRARGQYTNQAGPGQPQTLPRDTSHLSLSLTAAGNGTTHRLSPDFLFGSHQRNADNGWQMKQSMQRAASSDTLSTMAFSDTRTQCHDSAPLHDVKQQLNHSQSMILPDNGKLVQQCRDYSCNVTNIVVEPPSPASSPDSDGCTPELEKAGLLNKTKIAEGGRKLRKNWSPSWVVLVGNSLVFFKDPKSQTPSSWKPGNSRPESSVDLRGAKLHWANELSSKKNVFKLRTVTGNEFLLQSETDSLIREWYSTIQNVIDRLDRENPLDNVLLYSLRRAGSVEMLDQSGDEDDRRPSLPRSTSNLENTERKRVKTRLKKLILKRPPLQALQEKGLIKDQVFGCSLEMLCERERSTVPRFVRLCTEAVERRGLETDGIYRVSGNLAVIQKLRFLVNHERAVTTDGRYMFPAELVQEEKLNLDESEWEDIHVITGALKLFFRELPEPLVPYGFFTDIVETVKMSDYMDKIDRLKCLVLNMPPPNHDTLQFMCRHLKRVLEHSETNRMTTQNIGIVFGPTLMRPERDNGNMAVNMVYQNQAVELILTEFDHIFGTRGLS; via the exons ATGCTCTCTGGTTCTTGGCGTCGCTCTTTTGGTCATCAGCAGCCTGCTGCAGGATCTGTAGTGGACACCAGGGGGATGACGGTGTGTGGAGTCCCCAGTGGTACAGTGGTCCTTGAGGCCCAGTATGACTACAGCTACCGTGGAGCAGACGGACGGCAGGTTTGCATACGGGAAGGTGAACGCTTTATTCTCCTGAAGAAGACGAATGCTGATTGGTggcag GTGCGGAGGATCGGGGCAGCCAGTAAAGCAAAGCCGCTGTATGTTCCTGCCACGTATGTGACGGAGGTACCTATCGCGCCCATGCCCTCCCCTCAGCGGCTGACTGCAACTGCCTCTCTGAACACCAACTTTAGGATACTGCAACGGGTGTCACTGTCTCCCAGCGCAACAGGAGCTACAAATAATGAACAGCGCCAAG TGAACAAACTCCTCTATCACTCCATGGAAAACCTCAACTCCAACAGTGCCTTCCAAGGTCTGAAAAACAACACCAGCGTGGATAGAGGTCACTTCCCAACTTTGCCCCTTTCTGGATTCACCTTTGCTTCCAACTCACCCACCTCCTCATCAGGCCACCTTATGGTCCCTGGGTCTCAAGCTACTTCCACAGCAGAAACAGCACCTACAAATTCCAGGGTAGTTCCCACAATCACCCGGAGCCAGAGCTCAAACAACCTGACTGAAAACCTGATGGAGAATCCGTATGATGAGGTGGGCGGTGGCTTCAGCAGTCGCACAAACCACAGGATTCCCAAGAAGTCTTGTAGCCAATGGGACGTAGCAGGAGCTTCAGGCAAGAACAACCATCTGCAG CTGTCCTGGCAGGACTCTCCACTTTATACTGAAAAGCAGACAGAGAAGCGTCAGTCACAGCCAGAGCCATCTAGCCCCGCTCCAGGTGAGCAGCCTCTTCAGATCTTGGGCCTATGGGAGCAGTACTCTGACGCGACCACAGGCAGATGGTACTATGTCAACAGCATTACCAAAGAAAGGTCCTGGAAACCTCCTCGCCGGGCCCGTGGTCAATATACCAACCAG GCTGGTCCAGGACAACCTCAGACGTTACCCAGGGACACCAGCCATCTGTCACTATCCCTTACTGCAGCAGGAAATGGAACAACGCACAGG CTGTCACCTGATTTCCTCTTTGGGAGCCACCAGAGGAATGCTGACAATGGCTGGCAGATGAAACAG AGCATGCAGCGTGCCGCCTCCTCTGACACCCTGAGCACGATGGCATTTAGTGACACCAGAACGCAGTGCCATGATTCTGCACCCCTGCATGATGTCAAGCAGCAACTCAACCACTCCCAGTCCATGATCCTGCCTGACAACGGCAAG ctgGTCCAGCAGTGCAGAGATTACTCCTGCAATGTGACCAACATCGTTGTGGAGCCTCCGTCTCCTGCGAGCTCGCCGGACAGTGATGGCTGCACACCA GAGCTGGAGAAAGCGGGCCTGCTGAACAAGACAAAAATTGCAGAAGGTGGCCGAAAACTGAG GAAAAATTGGAGCCCTTCCTGGGTGGTGTTAGTAGGGaacagtttggttttcttcaAGGACCCCAAATCACAGACACCTTCTAGTTGG AAACCGGGAAACAGTCGACCTGAGAGCAGTGTGGATTTAAGAGGAGCAAAACTGCACTGGGCCAACGAGCTGTCCAGCAAGAAGAACGTCttcaaa ttgAGGACTGTGACAGGCAACGAGTTTCTTCTGCAGTCAGAGACGGACTCGCTGATCAGAGAGTGGTACAGCACCATCCAGAATGTCATCGACAGGCTG GACCGTGAGAATCCGTTAGACAATGTCCTTCTGTACTCTCTGAGGAGGGCAGGCAGCGTGGAGATGCTGGACCAAAGCGGTGACGAGGACGACAGGCGACCATCTC TCCCTCGCTCGACGTCCAACCTGGAaaacacagagaggaaaagagTGAAGACGCGGCTGAAGAAGCTGATCCTAAAGAGACCTCCTCTACAGGCCCTGCAGGAGAAAGGGCTCATTAAAG ATCAGGTGTTTGGATGCAGTCTGGAGATGCTctgtgagagggagagaagcaCCGTCCCTCGCTTCGTCAGACTTTGTACTGAAGCTGTGGAAAGGAGAG GTCTGGAGACCGACGGCATCTACAGAGTATCAGGAAACCTGGCTGTGATACAGAAACTGCGCTTTCTGGTGAACCACG AGCGAGCGGTGACTACCGATGGCCGTTACATGTTCCCAGCGGAGTTGGTACAAG AGGAGAAGTTGAATTTGGACGAGAGCGAGTGGGAGGACATACATGTCATCACGGGAGCTTTGAAACTCTTCTTTCGCGAGCTTCCCGAGCCCCTCGTGCCGTACGGCTTCTTCACCGACATTGTGGAGACAGTCA AAATGTCAGACTATATGGACAAAATCGATCGCTTGAAGTGTCTGGTGCTCAACATGCCTCCTCCAAACCACGACACGCTACAGTTCATGTGCCGCCACCTCAAACG AGTGTTGGAGCATTCTGAAACAAACAGAATGACCACCCAGAACATCGGCATCGTGTTCGGGCCGACGCTGATGCGCCCAGAGCGGGACAACGGCAACATGGCAGTGAACATGGTTTACCAAAATCAGGCAGTGGAGCTCATCCTCACTGAATTTGACCACATCTTCGGAACGAGAGGCCTCTCTTGA
- the arhgap9 gene encoding rho GTPase-activating protein 15 isoform X1: MLSGSWRRSFGHQQPAAGSVVDTRGMTVCGVPSGTVVLEAQYDYSYRGADGRQVCIREGERFILLKKTNADWWQVRRIGAASKAKPLYVPATYVTEVPIAPMPSPQRLTATASLNTNFRILQRVSLSPSATGATNNEQRQVNKLLYHSMENLNSNSAFQGLKNNTSVDRGHFPTLPLSGFTFASNSPTSSSGHLMVPGSQATSTAETAPTNSRVVPTITRSQSSNNLTENLMENPYDEVGGGFSSRTNHRIPKKSCSQWDVAGASGKNNHLQVPTESYLSQLSWQDSPLYTEKQTEKRQSQPEPSSPAPGEQPLQILGLWEQYSDATTGRWYYVNSITKERSWKPPRRARGQYTNQAGPGQPQTLPRDTSHLSLSLTAAGNGTTHRLSPDFLFGSHQRNADNGWQMKQSMQRAASSDTLSTMAFSDTRTQCHDSAPLHDVKQQLNHSQSMILPDNGKLVQQCRDYSCNVTNIVVEPPSPASSPDSDGCTPELEKAGLLNKTKIAEGGRKLRKNWSPSWVVLVGNSLVFFKDPKSQTPSSWKPGNSRPESSVDLRGAKLHWANELSSKKNVFKLRTVTGNEFLLQSETDSLIREWYSTIQNVIDRLDRENPLDNVLLYSLRRAGSVEMLDQSGDEDDRRPSLPRSTSNLENTERKRVKTRLKKLILKRPPLQALQEKGLIKDQVFGCSLEMLCERERSTVPRFVRLCTEAVERRGLETDGIYRVSGNLAVIQKLRFLVNHERAVTTDGRYMFPAELVQEEKLNLDESEWEDIHVITGALKLFFRELPEPLVPYGFFTDIVETVKMSDYMDKIDRLKCLVLNMPPPNHDTLQFMCRHLKRVLEHSETNRMTTQNIGIVFGPTLMRPERDNGNMAVNMVYQNQAVELILTEFDHIFGTRGLS, from the exons ATGCTCTCTGGTTCTTGGCGTCGCTCTTTTGGTCATCAGCAGCCTGCTGCAGGATCTGTAGTGGACACCAGGGGGATGACGGTGTGTGGAGTCCCCAGTGGTACAGTGGTCCTTGAGGCCCAGTATGACTACAGCTACCGTGGAGCAGACGGACGGCAGGTTTGCATACGGGAAGGTGAACGCTTTATTCTCCTGAAGAAGACGAATGCTGATTGGTggcag GTGCGGAGGATCGGGGCAGCCAGTAAAGCAAAGCCGCTGTATGTTCCTGCCACGTATGTGACGGAGGTACCTATCGCGCCCATGCCCTCCCCTCAGCGGCTGACTGCAACTGCCTCTCTGAACACCAACTTTAGGATACTGCAACGGGTGTCACTGTCTCCCAGCGCAACAGGAGCTACAAATAATGAACAGCGCCAAG TGAACAAACTCCTCTATCACTCCATGGAAAACCTCAACTCCAACAGTGCCTTCCAAGGTCTGAAAAACAACACCAGCGTGGATAGAGGTCACTTCCCAACTTTGCCCCTTTCTGGATTCACCTTTGCTTCCAACTCACCCACCTCCTCATCAGGCCACCTTATGGTCCCTGGGTCTCAAGCTACTTCCACAGCAGAAACAGCACCTACAAATTCCAGGGTAGTTCCCACAATCACCCGGAGCCAGAGCTCAAACAACCTGACTGAAAACCTGATGGAGAATCCGTATGATGAGGTGGGCGGTGGCTTCAGCAGTCGCACAAACCACAGGATTCCCAAGAAGTCTTGTAGCCAATGGGACGTAGCAGGAGCTTCAGGCAAGAACAACCATCTGCAG GTTCCAACAGAGTCTTATCTCTCCCAGCTGTCCTGGCAGGACTCTCCACTTTATACTGAAAAGCAGACAGAGAAGCGTCAGTCACAGCCAGAGCCATCTAGCCCCGCTCCAGGTGAGCAGCCTCTTCAGATCTTGGGCCTATGGGAGCAGTACTCTGACGCGACCACAGGCAGATGGTACTATGTCAACAGCATTACCAAAGAAAGGTCCTGGAAACCTCCTCGCCGGGCCCGTGGTCAATATACCAACCAG GCTGGTCCAGGACAACCTCAGACGTTACCCAGGGACACCAGCCATCTGTCACTATCCCTTACTGCAGCAGGAAATGGAACAACGCACAGG CTGTCACCTGATTTCCTCTTTGGGAGCCACCAGAGGAATGCTGACAATGGCTGGCAGATGAAACAG AGCATGCAGCGTGCCGCCTCCTCTGACACCCTGAGCACGATGGCATTTAGTGACACCAGAACGCAGTGCCATGATTCTGCACCCCTGCATGATGTCAAGCAGCAACTCAACCACTCCCAGTCCATGATCCTGCCTGACAACGGCAAG ctgGTCCAGCAGTGCAGAGATTACTCCTGCAATGTGACCAACATCGTTGTGGAGCCTCCGTCTCCTGCGAGCTCGCCGGACAGTGATGGCTGCACACCA GAGCTGGAGAAAGCGGGCCTGCTGAACAAGACAAAAATTGCAGAAGGTGGCCGAAAACTGAG GAAAAATTGGAGCCCTTCCTGGGTGGTGTTAGTAGGGaacagtttggttttcttcaAGGACCCCAAATCACAGACACCTTCTAGTTGG AAACCGGGAAACAGTCGACCTGAGAGCAGTGTGGATTTAAGAGGAGCAAAACTGCACTGGGCCAACGAGCTGTCCAGCAAGAAGAACGTCttcaaa ttgAGGACTGTGACAGGCAACGAGTTTCTTCTGCAGTCAGAGACGGACTCGCTGATCAGAGAGTGGTACAGCACCATCCAGAATGTCATCGACAGGCTG GACCGTGAGAATCCGTTAGACAATGTCCTTCTGTACTCTCTGAGGAGGGCAGGCAGCGTGGAGATGCTGGACCAAAGCGGTGACGAGGACGACAGGCGACCATCTC TCCCTCGCTCGACGTCCAACCTGGAaaacacagagaggaaaagagTGAAGACGCGGCTGAAGAAGCTGATCCTAAAGAGACCTCCTCTACAGGCCCTGCAGGAGAAAGGGCTCATTAAAG ATCAGGTGTTTGGATGCAGTCTGGAGATGCTctgtgagagggagagaagcaCCGTCCCTCGCTTCGTCAGACTTTGTACTGAAGCTGTGGAAAGGAGAG GTCTGGAGACCGACGGCATCTACAGAGTATCAGGAAACCTGGCTGTGATACAGAAACTGCGCTTTCTGGTGAACCACG AGCGAGCGGTGACTACCGATGGCCGTTACATGTTCCCAGCGGAGTTGGTACAAG AGGAGAAGTTGAATTTGGACGAGAGCGAGTGGGAGGACATACATGTCATCACGGGAGCTTTGAAACTCTTCTTTCGCGAGCTTCCCGAGCCCCTCGTGCCGTACGGCTTCTTCACCGACATTGTGGAGACAGTCA AAATGTCAGACTATATGGACAAAATCGATCGCTTGAAGTGTCTGGTGCTCAACATGCCTCCTCCAAACCACGACACGCTACAGTTCATGTGCCGCCACCTCAAACG AGTGTTGGAGCATTCTGAAACAAACAGAATGACCACCCAGAACATCGGCATCGTGTTCGGGCCGACGCTGATGCGCCCAGAGCGGGACAACGGCAACATGGCAGTGAACATGGTTTACCAAAATCAGGCAGTGGAGCTCATCCTCACTGAATTTGACCACATCTTCGGAACGAGAGGCCTCTCTTGA
- the arhgap9 gene encoding rho GTPase-activating protein 15 isoform X3, whose protein sequence is MLSGSWRRSFGHQQPAAGSVVDTRGMTVCGVPSGTVVLEAQYDYSYRGADGRQVCIREGERFILLKKTNADWWQVRRIGAASKAKPLYVPATYVTEVPIAPMPSPQRLTATASLNTNFRILQRVSLSPSATGATNNEQRQVNKLLYHSMENLNSNSAFQGLKNNTSVDRGHFPTLPLSGFTFASNSPTSSSGHLMVPGSQATSTAETAPTNSRVVPTITRSQSSNNLTENLMENPYDEVGGGFSSRTNHRIPKKSCSQWDVAGASGKNNHLQVPTESYLSQLSWQDSPLYTEKQTEKRQSQPEPSSPAPGEQPLQILGLWEQYSDATTGRWYYVNSITKERSWKPPRRARGQYTNQAGPGQPQTLPRDTSHLSLSLTAAGNGTTHRLSPDFLFGSHQRNADNGWQMKQSMQRAASSDTLSTMAFSDTRTQCHDSAPLHDVKQQLNHSQSMILPDNGKLVQQCRDYSCNVTNIVVEPPSPASSPDSDGCTPELEKAGLLNKTKIAEGGRKLRKNWSPSWVVLVGNSLVFFKDPKSQTPSSWKPGNSRPESSVDLRGAKLHWANELSSKKNVFKLRTVTGNEFLLQSETDSLIREWYSTIQNVIDRLDRENPLDNVLLYSLRRAGSVEMLDQSGDEDDRRPSLPRSTSNLENTERKRVKTRLKKLILKRPPLQALQEKGLIKDQVFGCSLEMLCERERSTVPRFVRLCTEAVERRGLETDGIYRVSGNLAVIQKLRFLVNHEEKLNLDESEWEDIHVITGALKLFFRELPEPLVPYGFFTDIVETVKMSDYMDKIDRLKCLVLNMPPPNHDTLQFMCRHLKRVLEHSETNRMTTQNIGIVFGPTLMRPERDNGNMAVNMVYQNQAVELILTEFDHIFGTRGLS, encoded by the exons ATGCTCTCTGGTTCTTGGCGTCGCTCTTTTGGTCATCAGCAGCCTGCTGCAGGATCTGTAGTGGACACCAGGGGGATGACGGTGTGTGGAGTCCCCAGTGGTACAGTGGTCCTTGAGGCCCAGTATGACTACAGCTACCGTGGAGCAGACGGACGGCAGGTTTGCATACGGGAAGGTGAACGCTTTATTCTCCTGAAGAAGACGAATGCTGATTGGTggcag GTGCGGAGGATCGGGGCAGCCAGTAAAGCAAAGCCGCTGTATGTTCCTGCCACGTATGTGACGGAGGTACCTATCGCGCCCATGCCCTCCCCTCAGCGGCTGACTGCAACTGCCTCTCTGAACACCAACTTTAGGATACTGCAACGGGTGTCACTGTCTCCCAGCGCAACAGGAGCTACAAATAATGAACAGCGCCAAG TGAACAAACTCCTCTATCACTCCATGGAAAACCTCAACTCCAACAGTGCCTTCCAAGGTCTGAAAAACAACACCAGCGTGGATAGAGGTCACTTCCCAACTTTGCCCCTTTCTGGATTCACCTTTGCTTCCAACTCACCCACCTCCTCATCAGGCCACCTTATGGTCCCTGGGTCTCAAGCTACTTCCACAGCAGAAACAGCACCTACAAATTCCAGGGTAGTTCCCACAATCACCCGGAGCCAGAGCTCAAACAACCTGACTGAAAACCTGATGGAGAATCCGTATGATGAGGTGGGCGGTGGCTTCAGCAGTCGCACAAACCACAGGATTCCCAAGAAGTCTTGTAGCCAATGGGACGTAGCAGGAGCTTCAGGCAAGAACAACCATCTGCAG GTTCCAACAGAGTCTTATCTCTCCCAGCTGTCCTGGCAGGACTCTCCACTTTATACTGAAAAGCAGACAGAGAAGCGTCAGTCACAGCCAGAGCCATCTAGCCCCGCTCCAGGTGAGCAGCCTCTTCAGATCTTGGGCCTATGGGAGCAGTACTCTGACGCGACCACAGGCAGATGGTACTATGTCAACAGCATTACCAAAGAAAGGTCCTGGAAACCTCCTCGCCGGGCCCGTGGTCAATATACCAACCAG GCTGGTCCAGGACAACCTCAGACGTTACCCAGGGACACCAGCCATCTGTCACTATCCCTTACTGCAGCAGGAAATGGAACAACGCACAGG CTGTCACCTGATTTCCTCTTTGGGAGCCACCAGAGGAATGCTGACAATGGCTGGCAGATGAAACAG AGCATGCAGCGTGCCGCCTCCTCTGACACCCTGAGCACGATGGCATTTAGTGACACCAGAACGCAGTGCCATGATTCTGCACCCCTGCATGATGTCAAGCAGCAACTCAACCACTCCCAGTCCATGATCCTGCCTGACAACGGCAAG ctgGTCCAGCAGTGCAGAGATTACTCCTGCAATGTGACCAACATCGTTGTGGAGCCTCCGTCTCCTGCGAGCTCGCCGGACAGTGATGGCTGCACACCA GAGCTGGAGAAAGCGGGCCTGCTGAACAAGACAAAAATTGCAGAAGGTGGCCGAAAACTGAG GAAAAATTGGAGCCCTTCCTGGGTGGTGTTAGTAGGGaacagtttggttttcttcaAGGACCCCAAATCACAGACACCTTCTAGTTGG AAACCGGGAAACAGTCGACCTGAGAGCAGTGTGGATTTAAGAGGAGCAAAACTGCACTGGGCCAACGAGCTGTCCAGCAAGAAGAACGTCttcaaa ttgAGGACTGTGACAGGCAACGAGTTTCTTCTGCAGTCAGAGACGGACTCGCTGATCAGAGAGTGGTACAGCACCATCCAGAATGTCATCGACAGGCTG GACCGTGAGAATCCGTTAGACAATGTCCTTCTGTACTCTCTGAGGAGGGCAGGCAGCGTGGAGATGCTGGACCAAAGCGGTGACGAGGACGACAGGCGACCATCTC TCCCTCGCTCGACGTCCAACCTGGAaaacacagagaggaaaagagTGAAGACGCGGCTGAAGAAGCTGATCCTAAAGAGACCTCCTCTACAGGCCCTGCAGGAGAAAGGGCTCATTAAAG ATCAGGTGTTTGGATGCAGTCTGGAGATGCTctgtgagagggagagaagcaCCGTCCCTCGCTTCGTCAGACTTTGTACTGAAGCTGTGGAAAGGAGAG GTCTGGAGACCGACGGCATCTACAGAGTATCAGGAAACCTGGCTGTGATACAGAAACTGCGCTTTCTGGTGAACCACG AGGAGAAGTTGAATTTGGACGAGAGCGAGTGGGAGGACATACATGTCATCACGGGAGCTTTGAAACTCTTCTTTCGCGAGCTTCCCGAGCCCCTCGTGCCGTACGGCTTCTTCACCGACATTGTGGAGACAGTCA AAATGTCAGACTATATGGACAAAATCGATCGCTTGAAGTGTCTGGTGCTCAACATGCCTCCTCCAAACCACGACACGCTACAGTTCATGTGCCGCCACCTCAAACG AGTGTTGGAGCATTCTGAAACAAACAGAATGACCACCCAGAACATCGGCATCGTGTTCGGGCCGACGCTGATGCGCCCAGAGCGGGACAACGGCAACATGGCAGTGAACATGGTTTACCAAAATCAGGCAGTGGAGCTCATCCTCACTGAATTTGACCACATCTTCGGAACGAGAGGCCTCTCTTGA
- the arhgap9 gene encoding rho GTPase-activating protein 9 isoform X4 — MLSGSWRRSFGHQQPAAGSVVDTRGMTVCGVPSGTVVLEAQYDYSYRGADGRQVCIREGERFILLKKTNADWWQVRRIGAASKAKPLYVPATYVTEVPIAPMPSPQRLTATASLNTNFRILQRVSLSPSATGATNNEQRQVNKLLYHSMENLNSNSAFQGLKNNTSVDRGHFPTLPLSGFTFASNSPTSSSGHLMVPGSQATSTAETAPTNSRVVPTITRSQSSNNLTENLMENPYDEVGGGFSSRTNHRIPKKSCSQWDVAGASGKNNHLQVPTESYLSQLSWQDSPLYTEKQTEKRQSQPEPSSPAPGEQPLQILGLWEQYSDATTGRWYYVNSITKERSWKPPRRARGQYTNQAGPGQPQTLPRDTSHLSLSLTAAGNGTTHRLSPDFLFGSHQRNADNGWQMKQLVQQCRDYSCNVTNIVVEPPSPASSPDSDGCTPELEKAGLLNKTKIAEGGRKLRKNWSPSWVVLVGNSLVFFKDPKSQTPSSWKPGNSRPESSVDLRGAKLHWANELSSKKNVFKLRTVTGNEFLLQSETDSLIREWYSTIQNVIDRLDRENPLDNVLLYSLRRAGSVEMLDQSGDEDDRRPSLPRSTSNLENTERKRVKTRLKKLILKRPPLQALQEKGLIKDQVFGCSLEMLCERERSTVPRFVRLCTEAVERRGLETDGIYRVSGNLAVIQKLRFLVNHERAVTTDGRYMFPAELVQEEKLNLDESEWEDIHVITGALKLFFRELPEPLVPYGFFTDIVETVKMSDYMDKIDRLKCLVLNMPPPNHDTLQFMCRHLKRVLEHSETNRMTTQNIGIVFGPTLMRPERDNGNMAVNMVYQNQAVELILTEFDHIFGTRGLS, encoded by the exons ATGCTCTCTGGTTCTTGGCGTCGCTCTTTTGGTCATCAGCAGCCTGCTGCAGGATCTGTAGTGGACACCAGGGGGATGACGGTGTGTGGAGTCCCCAGTGGTACAGTGGTCCTTGAGGCCCAGTATGACTACAGCTACCGTGGAGCAGACGGACGGCAGGTTTGCATACGGGAAGGTGAACGCTTTATTCTCCTGAAGAAGACGAATGCTGATTGGTggcag GTGCGGAGGATCGGGGCAGCCAGTAAAGCAAAGCCGCTGTATGTTCCTGCCACGTATGTGACGGAGGTACCTATCGCGCCCATGCCCTCCCCTCAGCGGCTGACTGCAACTGCCTCTCTGAACACCAACTTTAGGATACTGCAACGGGTGTCACTGTCTCCCAGCGCAACAGGAGCTACAAATAATGAACAGCGCCAAG TGAACAAACTCCTCTATCACTCCATGGAAAACCTCAACTCCAACAGTGCCTTCCAAGGTCTGAAAAACAACACCAGCGTGGATAGAGGTCACTTCCCAACTTTGCCCCTTTCTGGATTCACCTTTGCTTCCAACTCACCCACCTCCTCATCAGGCCACCTTATGGTCCCTGGGTCTCAAGCTACTTCCACAGCAGAAACAGCACCTACAAATTCCAGGGTAGTTCCCACAATCACCCGGAGCCAGAGCTCAAACAACCTGACTGAAAACCTGATGGAGAATCCGTATGATGAGGTGGGCGGTGGCTTCAGCAGTCGCACAAACCACAGGATTCCCAAGAAGTCTTGTAGCCAATGGGACGTAGCAGGAGCTTCAGGCAAGAACAACCATCTGCAG GTTCCAACAGAGTCTTATCTCTCCCAGCTGTCCTGGCAGGACTCTCCACTTTATACTGAAAAGCAGACAGAGAAGCGTCAGTCACAGCCAGAGCCATCTAGCCCCGCTCCAGGTGAGCAGCCTCTTCAGATCTTGGGCCTATGGGAGCAGTACTCTGACGCGACCACAGGCAGATGGTACTATGTCAACAGCATTACCAAAGAAAGGTCCTGGAAACCTCCTCGCCGGGCCCGTGGTCAATATACCAACCAG GCTGGTCCAGGACAACCTCAGACGTTACCCAGGGACACCAGCCATCTGTCACTATCCCTTACTGCAGCAGGAAATGGAACAACGCACAGG CTGTCACCTGATTTCCTCTTTGGGAGCCACCAGAGGAATGCTGACAATGGCTGGCAGATGAAACAG ctgGTCCAGCAGTGCAGAGATTACTCCTGCAATGTGACCAACATCGTTGTGGAGCCTCCGTCTCCTGCGAGCTCGCCGGACAGTGATGGCTGCACACCA GAGCTGGAGAAAGCGGGCCTGCTGAACAAGACAAAAATTGCAGAAGGTGGCCGAAAACTGAG GAAAAATTGGAGCCCTTCCTGGGTGGTGTTAGTAGGGaacagtttggttttcttcaAGGACCCCAAATCACAGACACCTTCTAGTTGG AAACCGGGAAACAGTCGACCTGAGAGCAGTGTGGATTTAAGAGGAGCAAAACTGCACTGGGCCAACGAGCTGTCCAGCAAGAAGAACGTCttcaaa ttgAGGACTGTGACAGGCAACGAGTTTCTTCTGCAGTCAGAGACGGACTCGCTGATCAGAGAGTGGTACAGCACCATCCAGAATGTCATCGACAGGCTG GACCGTGAGAATCCGTTAGACAATGTCCTTCTGTACTCTCTGAGGAGGGCAGGCAGCGTGGAGATGCTGGACCAAAGCGGTGACGAGGACGACAGGCGACCATCTC TCCCTCGCTCGACGTCCAACCTGGAaaacacagagaggaaaagagTGAAGACGCGGCTGAAGAAGCTGATCCTAAAGAGACCTCCTCTACAGGCCCTGCAGGAGAAAGGGCTCATTAAAG ATCAGGTGTTTGGATGCAGTCTGGAGATGCTctgtgagagggagagaagcaCCGTCCCTCGCTTCGTCAGACTTTGTACTGAAGCTGTGGAAAGGAGAG GTCTGGAGACCGACGGCATCTACAGAGTATCAGGAAACCTGGCTGTGATACAGAAACTGCGCTTTCTGGTGAACCACG AGCGAGCGGTGACTACCGATGGCCGTTACATGTTCCCAGCGGAGTTGGTACAAG AGGAGAAGTTGAATTTGGACGAGAGCGAGTGGGAGGACATACATGTCATCACGGGAGCTTTGAAACTCTTCTTTCGCGAGCTTCCCGAGCCCCTCGTGCCGTACGGCTTCTTCACCGACATTGTGGAGACAGTCA AAATGTCAGACTATATGGACAAAATCGATCGCTTGAAGTGTCTGGTGCTCAACATGCCTCCTCCAAACCACGACACGCTACAGTTCATGTGCCGCCACCTCAAACG AGTGTTGGAGCATTCTGAAACAAACAGAATGACCACCCAGAACATCGGCATCGTGTTCGGGCCGACGCTGATGCGCCCAGAGCGGGACAACGGCAACATGGCAGTGAACATGGTTTACCAAAATCAGGCAGTGGAGCTCATCCTCACTGAATTTGACCACATCTTCGGAACGAGAGGCCTCTCTTGA